The DNA region GATCTCTTTTGAGTATTTCTGAtgctatagaaaaattttcttgctCATCATCAGCTATTTTATGTATAGCTAGGAATGGTGATGGAGCAAGACCAAATGTTACagtatttaattcatatgttTTGATAATACCAGACGTATTTCTCCATAAAATACGTTGATATTTTCTATCTTGTGGACGTACTAAAAATTGTCTGTACATTTTCTCAATGTCACCAGTCAGTACGTACTGGTGTAATCTAAATCGAAGTAGTAATGAGAAAATGTCTGTCTGTATTGTTGGGCCAACATGTAGCAATTCATTGAGCGAATGACCCTTGGAACCCTTGGCTGAACCGTCGAACACGACTCGTACTTTTGTTGTTTGGCTTTCTTCTTTTATCACTGCATGATGaggtaaataaaaaccatCTTCTTGTAATTGTTTATCTGGTACTTCAGACATGTGACCTAAGTCTAGGTACTCTTGTAGTACAGTGTTATATTGTATCTTTAACATAGGATTAGTTTGAAGCTTTTTCTCTAGAgaatttaatctttttattgCTATAGACCGAGTCTCTCCTAATTGATTGACTGGTAGTTTAAATGGTAGTGCGACAATGTATCGTCCTACCTCATTTCTTGTGACATGTTGAAGAAAATGTTCTTCACATGCTAATTCATCTGCTGTGAGATGACAAACATCTTTTACTTCTTCAATTTCCCAAAATTTTGAGAAATCAAAGTGCATGTCTGATGCCAGGTGGCAAGACACTTGTTGCGATGAGACCTTTGTAGGTGCACTCCCCCCGATGACCCATCCAAATTTAGTTCTTTGTAAGAATAAATCAGGGCCACCAGATTTAGACAAATCTATTTGTCCTTGTGTAAATAATGACATGGTAACACCTGCTCccaataaaatatcaactgGAGCAGGTTGATGAAAATTAGGGTCTGCTAATTTCATTGTATTaggaattttaatattatctttattaattatttgatctGGTATATTTTCCGAAATTCTTGGAACTGTCAGAAAACTTAGTGTTCTTTCATATCTTGTGTGACAAGATTGAATTGTGGTACTTACAACATGTTTAGAAATTGTTGAAGCTGTGTTCAATGCACCAATTGAGATTGaacatttctttttatttaatttaagtttACTTGCCATACTTTCAGTCATAAAATTTGCAGTTGAGCACGTATCAAGAAGACATCgacattgtattttttctcCGTCAGTATTGAATACATTGATGAGTGCTGAGACGACTAATACACTTGTTGTTGAGTTGACTACAAATGCTATAGGTCGTCCTGGATGTATACTACTATGCTGTAGTcatatttcttcattttcatcGGTTGCTGGAACAGCTGATGTGTTGGCCTGGTCGGACTCAGTGGTCGTTGGCCGATGCAAGAATGTATGGTGTCTTCTGTCGCAGGTACGACACCCCATTGAATTGCAGTCTTTGACCCCGTGTCCCTTTTTCAGGCAATTCAAGCATAATGAGGCCTTGACTGCAGCCTTATACCTTTCTTCTTGTGTAAAACCTTTGAATATCTCACAACTATATATAGAATGTGTCTCAGAACATATTGGACAGACACGTGTAGTAGTTGTTGTCAATGATATTCCACCCTTTTCTTGGGTTTTTCACTCTTTtgtatcatttgatttttcttctTGTGTAGAAAAACTGAGCAAATAGAACGTtgttctaaataatttaataactcaGTGTACTTTGGTACTATTTTATAGTCATTTCCCAATgacaaattgtattattatttaatttagacAGAATGAGATCTGTCAAAGGAAGATCCCAAGCATGAATCATAAACTTTAGATTTTTTAGAGCTCCTAAGTGTTGTCTAAAAGTGTCAACTAACTCACCGATTGCTGCTGGAGTATCCTTTTTAAGATGAGGataatcttttaatattgaacaatgTCGGCGAGCCAATCGACGAGTATGCTCGTATTTATCTACTAAAATAGATAATGCATGGTCATAATTGGCATCATTTATTTCTAGATGACCAATAAGTGACCAAGCCTTGTCAGTAAGGACACTTGTTAAATGATAAAGTTTGAGTGCCTTTGGCAGAGATTGATTGAcgtcaattgtatttttaaaaacactaaAAAATGCTGCCCATTTCTCTGGTGTACCATCAAATTTTGGTATTTGTATTGACGGTATTGGTATATTTGTcggataaaaattattatttgcacgATAACTACCACTTTCACTATTTGTATCACTTGCATTATTCATATTGCCTTGAAGTTTGCGGATTATTTTCCGTGTTTGAGCAACAACAGTAGAATAATTTGTCTCGATTGGCTCCCTTTCGGGGGCTTCTTTCTCTTCATCAAGTTCTTCTAGTTGATCTTGTATATCTCCAAATAAACTATAGCGTGCTGTGACGATTTCAAGTGTTACTTGTAGTTCATCTACATCACTTGTAGTTAAATTTTCTTGTATaatctttatctttttcataAGCTCAGtaatcatcttttttattcCACCTCTTTGTCGGTGAAGCTTTTTGAGTAATTCTGCTTGAGAATCAGAGTTAGGCTGTGCCATTTTAGTAGAATTGTTTGAGTAACTGTGACTCTTATTTTATTGTACCTTCACTAAAGTCACTGGTAAATATTCACTTGGTGAATCCGGCTCGAAGGACCAAAAAATGTATCGCGCCACGTATCCAAATATACCACGATAATTTCACAAGGGTTGTAAGGCCTTATGTTTGATACAGGGCTATCAAAGGATGTGGAGGATAGGTtgtaacttgaaataataggaataacactttaaataaatccaaacactgtggcttaaattctattaatattcactttattatttcactaaaattataattaattgtattatatattgtattgagttgactctaaaagtgttgtcatggacagacactactattttatattgtaagtataaagaaatcccgttgtacgcgaatcaatattaattagagatgttacgtaaagagcaactgatttctcagtttgttgaaaattgttaagtccaaaaaatgggtgtgtactgagttaaaaaattagttttaattggtcaaaaattagttcaagagagggtaaaaaactaggtgtaggtggtgggatttttagacataaaattgggccttgtgtggtccaaagggtgacacaaaaaataccatgtgtaaacaaaaaatatagattttacgaccggaaagtccaagacgttttcatgaatttagtttatttaaaaaagttataaatttactttttacgaTCATTCTGTGTATCGAAAATACGTTAGTGCAGTTGTTTGACAGACGTGagattttttctaattcttgacaaataatgttttaaaaaatatgttataatagtaccaaagagaaacttgagtttatggttttatttgttacgtgatttttactcaaaagTCTATGCATGAGTTGACCATGTGTGGGAATATTCGAGTTCgtaaaaagctattaaaagtacataaattaaatcgttgtttaaaatattttagaaaaaatataaaccacaattgttagtcatatgttatttgaaattgtatgATCTCGTGATCTAGCCATAAAAAACAGAGTAATGTTTAAAACTTATcaacttattgtattttttttaaaaaataaaaagaataaaaatctgGTCAGTCTGGGACCGACAGACATGTGGTTCGACCCGGAACatttacctatatatatatttattaacaaacaataatgtaaaaaaaaaattttcagaaaataatgataatatttatttatattatttatttaatttgtgtcaATAGAAAATTGAATCTTCTTATCTTTGACTCAACCGTTTAGCgaagaaatttgaaaattttaataacttccagtgtaaaaaatgtttatttatatatgtagaatatatttctaaaattttaaaaatttaaattaataattaaaaaagttattgagtTAATAACAATGGAGCGCGGTCGCATTAATTATTACGCGCGCAACAAAACAGCTACTTGCCATCACCCATATTAGAACCTTCGATATGCGTGTCAAACGTGACCGCGCTCTATTGTTGTTAactcaataacttttttaattattaatttaaatttttaaaattttagaaatatattctacatatataaataaacattttttacacTGGAAGTTATTAAAACTTTCAAATTTCTTCGCTAAACGGTTGAGTCAAAGATAAGAAGATTCAATTTTCTATtgacacaaattaaataaataatataaataaatattatcattattttctaaaaatttttttttttcattattctttgttaataaatatatatataggtaaaatttcaagagtttttattgataaacaaaagagATATACtcgtattattattgaaaaatgaaaaaaatcagagacggaataattttcttaattaatttttttcaattaaaataattaaaaaaaaaaaaaaaaccataaaagcaatatattttttttttaactttttctacatgcctatattttttaattttttttttgacgactttgaaaattaagaaTTGTCCAAGCCATTGGACAATACTTCTACCGTTTTTCGAGCGTGCAGGTcgttattgcatccggaccctcaacTAATACTTCAGAGAAAAATccagtataattttaaaattattatttgtatcaaaattaaaaagtaatagcggattaatcataataatagaaCGAGCTTTTGGAAATTTACAAGTTTGAAATCCTGACTGATCAAATAATGTTCCCAAAATCGCTCTCAAACTAAATACGTTTTTTGGGGACTGTCCTCAAAATCTATGCCTTTATCAATAGTTCATTTTAAGGACATTTCTGCATTTCGAGGACCATCCctgaaaattattgaaaaaaattgagggtcttgaaataattccagaataaaatattttttttgaggacGGTCCTTAACGTACAACGCTAGCAAAATTTTTGGGGCGTGGCCTAAATCCAGCTCCTATGCTTTAACACAGGAAATATTCATGCTTGACAAccccaaataaataaaaaaaaatattttcagttagttttttatgtatgaaatcaatcattatttatatatattttgatcaatataattattttatagcaTAAAGAatcatttttccataaaaaaaaattttataatcgtatttaaaaaaaaaacactgaatTGTGTTTATTATGTTGTCAGATTGATGGTGATAAACAGTGAAAAACCTGAtgaaattccatttttttgtggatagtttttataattacaaaaaatctaatattatTTGCCCCAATAATATTggtatcaaaaaaaacttgatatttttttttataattcagtaGTTTTTGGGAAATCTGTCATTTCATTTGACCACATTTGTTTatgtttcaaattatttagtCACACTTGCTCCCATAAGAGCCATGTATAACCTCTCTAAAACAGGCctactttaataattaatataaaaaaaacaaatattattacctATAATTCTAAGGGCATATTAAGAttcgttattattttatttatctaatctcaaaatttcagaacattctcattcCATCAAGTTTACTAGCGTTGTACGTTAAACTAACGTCGTCACCTAAAAAATAACGGGGACCGTCCTCAAAATGCAGAATGTCCTCGAAGTCCTGGATAAATGACTGATATGGACCTCCAAAAGACGTCTACACATACATAatgatatacatataatgtatatatatatagtaaatgatataattttataaactgaTGGATACTTTGATGTTTGTATACCATTAATGTTTCTTGGTGCTGAAGATTATAGAAagattattgtcaataaatacagttgaaattgaataaatacttgatattaaatttagaattttcagtcattgttttgtttattatcaataaatatattcataataaataaatatcatccaatcaaaatttatatatatattatatatatatatagaggtAATAGTAATcactaaattatcaacattcaAAATAGCCGACATTcgaatatatagatataccaACTCCCTACATTACCGATATACAAAATGGTCGACCTCAAAATGGCTGACATACAAACATAAAGGAGGAATTCAATCAGAGCCTGGTGGGGGTTTAATTAGGCTGAAGTGGGGGTTTGATATTTAACTGTCCCAGGATCTGCCTTGCTTTTACTACTTGGGACAAAAAACGCATAATTCTTAATGAGTTTAAATGATGGTTATGGAGAAGAAGCTGATACAAGAACTTGTGATAATTTGAAATACCAAGATGAATTtgaagttattaaattatttaatgattagtttgatatttttaatggtAAACTGGAATATAACCATCGAAATTCTCTAAGTAGTGGGTTTGATAGTCACGTTAATGATCAAGTAAATGctatttataatatagaagaattTATTACTGAAATGACGGGTTGAGCTCCCGATAAAAGAGGAATGGCTTTAAGTAtgaaacaatttcaaaaagtTATTGCTTTGATTGTgatcaattattgaatttttttgatcattaaaaaaaaacacaatatcAATGAacctaaaatataatatattccaaCTTACCGAATCAACCAGGATATTTTTGAGAACACTGTTTCGTATTTACGAAGAATAGGTGGTAATAATGACCATCCCAATGCATTGGAGATAAAGCATCGATTTTGTTGGTATATTCTAGGAAAACATTCTCTTCATTTTTTCTCCATCGGggaaaataatgataagaaATTGATGGAATCAgagttttttcttattgatttaaatgactTGACCACGGAGATGACGAGCTAACTGGCTCAGATGATAAACAGTATACTGATGAAgtattatatatcaaaatgaaGTGTTtcctggtaaaaatatttctccgcgatttctCCTGAATTTCTCCACGATTACTCCAAATTTCTCCGCATTTACTCCGAGTTTTtccgtgattactccgaatttctcccaaattgacccatgcggagaaatgagtggagaaagatatcaaagtttttttccgaattttctccgaatcgactGAGGTGGAAgaacgttcggaaatatttctcggCAATAAAAATTCTCGGAGAaacgtgtgaaaaaaaaaaattataccacACAGAAATTCTTTCGAAATTGACGACGAAAGGAAATTTTTCCACTTATTTTCCCACATTCATCAATCTGATGAAACGATCACGGAAGTTTTGTAGACCAAGTACCTcaggtatatcaacttttttgaaaaaaagtgtcttcgaatttttattttttcaaaaaaaataaacatcattatgctttgcgtaatgtaacaattaataattagtcatttttttttggaaaaattgaaaattgaaaaagttagaaaaaaattgaacaaatggtCGAGAAAATTGGAGAAAGGGTGGAGAgatttgtccgccatttctttaaccgtgtgaaaaaataattttactgctgA from Aphidius gifuensis isolate YNYX2018 linkage group LG5, ASM1490517v1, whole genome shotgun sequence includes:
- the LOC122856342 gene encoding uncharacterized protein LOC122856342, whose amino-acid sequence is MAQPNSDSQAELLKKLHRQRGGIKKMITELMKKIKIIQENLTTSDVDELQVTLEIVTARYSLFGDIQDQLEELDEEKEAPEREPIETNYSTVVAQTRKIIRKLQGNMNNASDTNSESGSYRANNNFYPTNIPIPSIQIPKFDGTPEKWAAFFSVFKNTIDVNQSLPKALKLYHLTSVLTDKAWSLIGHLEINDANYDHALSILVDKYEHTRRLARRHCSILKDYPHLKKDTPAAIGELVDTFRQHLGALKNLKFMIHAWDLPLTDLILSKLNNNTICHWEMTIK